The following are encoded in a window of Elusimicrobiota bacterium genomic DNA:
- a CDS encoding GTP-binding protein: MAKAKFDRKKPHVNVGTIGHVDHGKTTLTAAITKVLAKSGASKEMS; the protein is encoded by the coding sequence ATGGCAAAAGCAAAGTTTGACAGAAAAAAACCGCATGTGAACGTGGGCACGATAGGCCACGTGGACCACGGTAAAACCACGCTTACGGCGGCCATCACGAAGGTGCTGGCCAAATCCGGCGCTTCCAAAGAGATGTCGTA
- the fusA gene encoding elongation factor G, whose translation MAEFNLDKVRNIGIIAHIDAGKTTTTERILYYTGKSHKIGEVHEGTTTTDWMPQERERGITITAAAITTVWNGYTINIIDTPGHVDFTAEVERSLRVLDGAVVVFDGVQGVEPQSETVWRQADRYGVPRVAYVNKMDRIGADFYMSAESIAEKLGANSAPIQLPIGVTETFKGLVDLVTMKAKIWQGDDLGASFDIVDIPADMVEKSKHYRDKMIEKLSDFDEKIMEKYLAGDHNFTESEINAAIRKGVITGKFFPIICGSSYKNKGVQPMLDAVCEFLPSPLEVAAVKGIDANTGEETERKADPKEPFAALLFKIQSDPFVGKLTFFRVYSGVLKTGDTVYFGRRKTTERVGRILRMHANKREEIREVYAGDIAATVAVKNATVGETICDPEHPLVLEGMHFPDPVISIAIEPKSKEDEQKMGLAMGRLAEEDQTFRIKTDEETSQTIISGMGELHLDIIVDRLRREFNVQANIGKPQVAFRETIKKKVEQEGKFIRQSGGRGQYGHVWLIVEPQTMNKGFEFVDAIKQGRIPKEFIPAVEKGCREALDSGVLAGFPMVDVKVTLFDGSFHEVDSSEIAFKIAGAMAFKDACRKANPYLLEPIMKFEVLTPEVNMGDVIGDLNSRRAKISEMGNRGNVRFIKGTVPLSEMFGYATIVRSISQGRASFNLEPSHYEEVPGSIAKTVVEKRTQAAEAAK comes from the coding sequence ATGGCTGAATTTAATCTCGACAAAGTACGCAACATCGGCATTATAGCCCACATCGACGCGGGCAAGACCACAACCACGGAGCGCATCCTCTATTATACCGGCAAATCCCATAAGATAGGCGAGGTGCACGAAGGCACCACTACCACGGACTGGATGCCCCAGGAGCGCGAGCGCGGCATTACCATAACCGCGGCCGCCATAACCACTGTCTGGAACGGCTACACTATTAATATCATCGACACCCCCGGCCATGTGGACTTCACCGCCGAAGTCGAGCGCAGCCTGCGCGTGCTGGACGGCGCCGTGGTCGTGTTCGACGGCGTGCAGGGCGTTGAGCCCCAGTCCGAAACGGTGTGGCGCCAGGCCGACCGCTACGGCGTGCCCCGGGTCGCTTATGTCAACAAGATGGACCGCATAGGCGCTGATTTTTATATGTCGGCCGAATCCATCGCGGAAAAGCTGGGCGCGAATTCCGCCCCCATACAACTGCCCATAGGCGTGACCGAAACTTTCAAAGGCCTGGTGGACCTGGTAACCATGAAAGCCAAGATCTGGCAGGGCGACGACCTGGGCGCCAGTTTTGACATAGTGGACATTCCCGCCGACATGGTTGAAAAGTCGAAACATTACCGCGACAAGATGATAGAAAAACTCTCCGACTTTGACGAGAAGATCATGGAGAAATATCTCGCGGGCGACCATAATTTTACCGAGTCGGAAATAAACGCCGCTATCCGCAAAGGCGTTATCACAGGCAAATTCTTTCCCATAATCTGCGGCTCTTCCTATAAGAACAAGGGCGTTCAGCCCATGCTTGACGCGGTGTGCGAGTTTCTGCCTTCGCCGCTTGAAGTGGCCGCCGTTAAAGGCATTGACGCCAACACCGGCGAAGAAACGGAGCGCAAGGCGGACCCCAAAGAGCCCTTCGCCGCGCTGCTCTTCAAGATACAGTCCGACCCTTTCGTGGGCAAACTCACCTTCTTCCGCGTTTATTCGGGTGTGCTCAAAACCGGCGACACGGTTTATTTCGGACGGCGCAAGACCACCGAACGCGTGGGCCGTATTTTAAGGATGCACGCCAACAAGCGCGAGGAAATAAGGGAAGTTTACGCGGGCGACATAGCGGCCACCGTGGCCGTTAAAAACGCCACCGTGGGCGAAACCATCTGCGACCCGGAACATCCTTTAGTGCTGGAAGGCATGCATTTCCCCGATCCTGTTATCTCTATCGCCATAGAGCCCAAGTCCAAGGAAGACGAGCAGAAAATGGGGCTTGCCATGGGCAGGCTTGCCGAAGAAGACCAGACTTTCCGCATAAAGACCGACGAGGAAACCTCGCAGACCATTATTTCGGGCATGGGCGAGCTGCATCTGGATATTATCGTCGACCGCCTGAGACGCGAGTTCAATGTGCAGGCCAATATCGGCAAACCCCAGGTGGCTTTCCGCGAAACCATCAAGAAAAAGGTGGAGCAGGAAGGCAAGTTCATCCGCCAGTCCGGCGGCCGCGGCCAGTACGGCCATGTGTGGCTTATAGTTGAGCCGCAGACCATGAACAAGGGTTTTGAGTTCGTGGACGCCATCAAGCAGGGACGCATACCCAAGGAATTTATCCCGGCCGTTGAAAAAGGCTGCCGCGAGGCGCTGGATTCCGGCGTACTCGCCGGCTTTCCCATGGTGGACGTGAAAGTGACGCTGTTCGACGGCTCCTTCCACGAAGTGGACTCTTCGGAAATAGCTTTTAAAATCGCCGGCGCCATGGCGTTCAAGGACGCCTGCCGCAAAGCCAATCCGTATCTGCTCGAACCTATAATGAAATTTGAAGTGCTTACCCCCGAAGTAAACATGGGCGATGTGATAGGCGACCTGAATTCCAGGCGCGCCAAAATTTCTGAAATGGGAAACAGGGGCAATGTGCGCTTTATAAAAGGCACGGTGCCGCTCTCGGAAATGTTCGGTTACGCTACTATTGTCAGGTCTATTTCGCAGGGCAGGGCGTCTTTCAATCTTGAGCCCAGCCACTACGAGGAAGTGCCGGGCAGCATAGCCAAAACCGTTGTGGAAAAACGCACCCAGGCGGCGGAAGCGGCGAAATAA
- the rpsG gene encoding 30S ribosomal protein S7, giving the protein MPRKGLRPRDRRDAPPADFKYNSVLLSRLVNKINFQGKKLAAEHIVYGALDILVEKTKEDAVAVFTKAIENVRPLLEVKARRVGGANYQVPIEVRPARGTTLAMRWILTAARARKGLPMANRLAEELLLAYKKEGTAFKKREDTHRMAEANRAFAHYRW; this is encoded by the coding sequence ATGCCAAGAAAAGGTTTAAGACCCAGAGACAGACGAGACGCCCCGCCGGCGGATTTTAAATATAATTCCGTGCTGCTTTCGCGGCTTGTCAACAAAATTAATTTTCAGGGCAAAAAGCTCGCCGCTGAACATATCGTTTACGGAGCGCTTGATATACTGGTGGAGAAAACCAAAGAGGACGCCGTCGCGGTTTTCACCAAGGCCATAGAAAATGTCCGCCCGCTTTTGGAAGTAAAAGCGCGGCGCGTGGGAGGAGCCAACTACCAGGTGCCGATAGAAGTGCGGCCGGCGCGTGGCACCACGCTTGCCATGCGGTGGATCCTTACCGCGGCGCGGGCCCGCAAAGGCCTGCCAATGGCCAACCGCCTGGCGGAAGAACTGCTGCTTGCCTATAAAAAAGAAGGCACGGCTTTCAAGAAACGCGAAGACACGCACCGTATGGCCGAGGCCAACAGGGCGTTCGCGCATTACCGCTGGTAG
- the rpsL gene encoding 30S ribosomal protein S12, giving the protein MSTINQLIRHGRDAGKKFSKAPALMSCPQRRGVCTRVYTTTPKKPNSALRKVARVKLTSKAEVTAYIPGVGHNLQEHSIVLVRGGRIKDLPGVRYHIIRGALDASGVEGRKQGRSLYGAKRPKQGAAKTEAKK; this is encoded by the coding sequence ATGTCAACGATTAACCAACTGATAAGACACGGCAGGGATGCCGGTAAAAAATTCAGCAAGGCGCCCGCTTTAATGTCTTGCCCGCAGAGAAGGGGCGTTTGCACCAGGGTTTACACCACGACCCCCAAAAAACCCAATTCGGCGCTGCGCAAAGTCGCCCGCGTCAAGCTTACCTCAAAAGCCGAGGTTACGGCCTATATCCCGGGCGTCGGCCATAATCTCCAGGAGCACTCAATAGTGCTGGTGCGCGGCGGCAGGATAAAAGATCTGCCCGGAGTGCGCTACCATATTATCCGCGGCGCTCTTGACGCCTCAGGCGTGGAAGGCCGCAAGCAGGGCCGGTCGCTTTACGGCGCCAAACGTCCCAAGCAGGGAGCGGCGAAGACAGAAGCGAAAAAATAA